The following proteins are co-located in the Marinomonas profundi genome:
- the tusA gene encoding sulfurtransferase TusA encodes MNHQAQLDAKGLLCPEPVMMLHVEMRKLTAKEVLKVVATDPSTTRDIPKFCQFLGHKLLDQQQEGDIYTYWIEKKDS; translated from the coding sequence ATGAATCACCAAGCACAGCTTGATGCCAAGGGCTTACTTTGCCCTGAACCTGTAATGATGCTGCATGTAGAAATGCGAAAACTCACGGCAAAAGAAGTTTTAAAAGTCGTCGCGACAGACCCATCAACAACGCGAGACATCCCAAAATTTTGCCAGTTTCTGGGGCATAAATTGCTAGATCAACAGCAAGAAGGGGATATTTATACGTACTGGATAGAAAAGAAAGACTCATAA
- the hemN gene encoding oxygen-independent coproporphyrinogen III oxidase, translated as MIWDSELISKYDLSGPRYTSYPTAPQFDSTISKIALVDKMLMPSKSPLSLYFHIPFCAHLCYYCACNKIVTKQYGKGAEYVELLGEEMRLRSLMLDHTRKVTQLHFGGGTPTFLTEDLIESLFGTIKQYFNLVNDGSQDYSIEIDPREISHSKLALLTAMGINRISIGIQDFDAGVQKAIHRIQPINLVADLVSYARELNINSINFDLIYGLPNQSLGGFRSTLEKVVELSPERISLFNYAHLPERFRAQKRILETSLPTSSLKLDLLKMSIEYLVNAGYQYIGMDHFAKPNDSLFQAQKNGQLQRNFQGYTTHADTDLVAFGVSAISNLNGVYIQNHTDLPLFRRCIEKGQLAIAKGYISNIDDKIRHQVIMTLISQFELNTAIIEHSYGIRFFDYFSQEVDNLMPMIEDGILEIHNDGLQVSIKVTERGRLLIRCVCMVFDKYLNGAIEYSKVI; from the coding sequence ATGATCTGGGATTCTGAACTGATTAGTAAGTACGATTTATCAGGGCCACGTTACACCTCCTACCCAACGGCGCCGCAATTTGATTCGACTATCAGTAAAATTGCTTTGGTTGATAAAATGCTGATGCCCTCCAAATCACCGCTCAGCTTGTATTTCCACATCCCATTTTGCGCTCATCTTTGCTATTACTGTGCATGCAACAAAATAGTGACTAAACAGTATGGCAAAGGCGCCGAATACGTTGAGTTATTAGGCGAAGAAATGAGATTGCGCAGTTTGATGTTAGATCATACAAGGAAGGTGACACAGCTGCACTTTGGTGGTGGCACTCCAACTTTTCTTACCGAGGATTTGATCGAAAGCCTGTTTGGCACGATTAAGCAGTATTTTAATCTCGTTAATGATGGGAGCCAAGACTACAGCATTGAAATTGATCCTAGGGAAATCAGCCATTCTAAACTGGCTTTGTTGACCGCAATGGGAATAAATAGAATTAGCATCGGCATTCAAGACTTTGATGCTGGCGTGCAGAAAGCGATACACCGAATTCAGCCCATTAATCTTGTTGCCGATCTTGTGTCTTATGCGCGAGAACTGAATATAAATTCGATTAATTTTGATTTGATTTACGGCCTACCGAACCAATCTCTGGGCGGTTTTCGAAGTACCTTAGAGAAGGTGGTTGAATTATCACCTGAGCGCATTTCACTGTTTAATTACGCACATCTGCCAGAACGTTTTCGAGCCCAAAAACGCATCCTTGAGACAAGTTTGCCAACCTCTAGTTTGAAGCTTGATTTGCTGAAAATGAGCATTGAATATTTAGTCAATGCAGGCTATCAATACATTGGCATGGATCATTTTGCCAAACCCAATGACAGCCTGTTTCAAGCCCAAAAAAATGGTCAATTACAACGCAATTTCCAAGGCTACACCACACATGCGGATACCGACTTAGTTGCTTTTGGCGTGTCGGCAATCAGTAATTTAAACGGGGTTTATATCCAAAATCACACGGATTTACCTTTGTTCAGACGCTGTATTGAAAAAGGCCAACTTGCCATTGCAAAGGGGTATATTAGCAACATTGATGATAAGATTCGCCATCAAGTGATTATGACACTTATCTCTCAGTTTGAGCTAAATACTGCCATTATCGAGCACTCATACGGGATTCGATTCTTTGATTATTTCTCACAGGAAGTAGACAATCTAATGCCGATGATCGAAGATGGTATACTAGAAATTCATAATGATGGACTGCAGGTCAGTATTAAAGTGACAGAGCGTGGTAGATTACTCATTCGTTGTGTTTGTATGGTTTTCGATAAGTATCTAAATGGCGCCATAGAATATTCAAAAGTTATATAG
- a CDS encoding MFS transporter, with amino-acid sequence MTNYLSFIRLQWPLITFGFLSVFWGNIGQSFFLSWFGADIQRELSISAAQYGLYYAVGTLASSAVIMIIGGMVDKYPPRLLIVILAVFLALACVLMAQLSSVLMLCVTLFLLRLCGQGLLPHTAQTIMIRSFEKQRGKAISLASSGVAVGEAILPSIIIALIAWLGWRHSWYVFAASVLVLYLPLGYWLLVKSALQKAPVRKAKKEEAGDASGRRDVLKDWRFWLILPTSLAAPFLVTGVFIQQNFLLEQKMWSSALLASGFIAYGVSHWFSAMVAGSLVDKFSAKSLLLYLPMPLLAALIILVIFDGAWSVFVFMTLFGTGIGALNTVINAAWAEIYGTKAIGSIRAMMTSLMIFATAASPLLFGLMIEQGWNDTQLFGLLAWGMLLVSILNVPAYLSFKKR; translated from the coding sequence GTGACTAATTATCTGTCTTTTATCCGTCTGCAATGGCCCTTAATCACCTTTGGTTTTTTGTCTGTTTTTTGGGGAAATATTGGCCAATCTTTTTTTCTTAGTTGGTTTGGTGCGGATATTCAACGAGAGTTGAGTATTTCGGCGGCGCAATATGGTTTGTATTACGCGGTTGGCACTTTGGCAAGCAGTGCCGTTATTATGATTATTGGTGGTATGGTGGACAAATATCCCCCCCGTCTGCTGATTGTTATTTTAGCTGTTTTCTTGGCGTTGGCTTGTGTGCTGATGGCGCAATTGAGCTCGGTATTAATGCTCTGTGTAACGCTGTTTTTATTGCGTTTATGTGGCCAAGGCTTGTTGCCGCACACTGCGCAAACCATCATGATTCGATCCTTTGAAAAGCAACGAGGCAAGGCCATCAGCCTAGCTTCCAGTGGCGTGGCGGTAGGAGAGGCCATCTTACCCAGCATCATCATCGCATTAATCGCTTGGCTTGGCTGGCGCCACAGCTGGTATGTGTTTGCCGCCAGTGTGTTAGTGCTGTACTTGCCATTAGGCTATTGGCTGCTGGTAAAAAGCGCATTGCAAAAAGCCCCCGTGCGCAAGGCTAAAAAGGAGGAGGCGGGCGATGCCTCTGGCCGTCGAGATGTATTAAAAGATTGGCGCTTTTGGCTGATTTTACCGACTTCCTTGGCAGCGCCTTTTTTAGTCACTGGGGTGTTTATCCAACAAAACTTTTTGCTAGAGCAAAAAATGTGGTCATCGGCTTTACTGGCCAGTGGGTTTATCGCTTACGGCGTGAGTCATTGGTTTAGCGCCATGGTCGCAGGGAGTTTGGTGGATAAATTCAGTGCTAAATCCTTATTACTGTATTTGCCTATGCCGTTATTGGCGGCCTTGATCATATTGGTAATCTTTGACGGCGCTTGGTCGGTGTTTGTCTTTATGACGTTATTTGGCACAGGCATTGGCGCATTAAATACCGTGATTAACGCGGCGTGGGCAGAAATCTACGGCACCAAAGCCATTGGCTCAATACGCGCCATGATGACCTCATTAATGATTTTCGCCACCGCAGCGTCGCCATTATTATTTGGTCTGATGATAGAGCAAGGATGGAATGACACCCAGTTATTTGGATTGCTGGCATGGGGGATGTTATTAGTGAGCATCTTAAACGTACCAGCGTATTTGTCGTTTAAAAAACGTTAA
- a CDS encoding HAD-IA family hydrolase, translating to MVKLVIFDWDGTLFDSIDTICHSMLQAAHLSNAPSRTKDDIKNIIGLSLDKAIDVVWPELSTKDQNVIVEHYKRIYVASDQTPPQAYPSVIEMLNKLQAANITMAVATGKSRRGLDRIMALTNTSSYFSTTRCADESLSKPHPLMLEQILAELDILPEHAMMIGDTEYDLNMATNAGMKSIGVTYGAHHEDRLRACQPHALINHFNQLSTILGL from the coding sequence ATGGTTAAGTTAGTAATTTTTGATTGGGATGGTACCTTATTCGATTCCATCGACACGATATGTCACAGCATGCTGCAAGCCGCTCATTTGTCAAATGCACCATCGAGAACAAAAGACGACATAAAAAATATCATTGGGTTATCCCTCGATAAAGCGATTGATGTGGTTTGGCCGGAGCTGTCTACCAAAGACCAAAACGTCATCGTTGAGCACTACAAACGCATTTATGTCGCCTCAGATCAAACACCGCCACAGGCTTACCCCAGTGTCATTGAGATGTTAAATAAGCTTCAAGCCGCTAACATAACCATGGCAGTCGCCACAGGTAAAAGCCGCAGAGGGTTAGACCGAATCATGGCGTTAACCAATACATCGTCCTATTTTTCAACCACTCGCTGTGCTGACGAAAGCTTGTCTAAACCACACCCGTTGATGCTAGAGCAAATACTGGCCGAGCTGGACATTTTACCTGAGCACGCGATGATGATTGGTGATACCGAATACGATTTAAACATGGCAACCAATGCGGGAATGAAAAGTATTGGTGTTACTTATGGCGCACACCATGAAGATCGCCTTAGAGCGTGTCAGCCACACGCGCTAATCAATCATTTCAATCAATTATCAACCATTCTAGGGTTATAG
- a CDS encoding alpha/beta family hydrolase, whose product MTSLAFYLAHGAGAGHNNDFLTQLAAAISRQRQQAVIPVTFSYMQEQERSAKKRPPPKFDTLIPEYRHYVEHEEACIVAGKSMGGRVATQLSHLPMVKAIVCFGFPFYPAGKPEKNRLSFLADLQVPCLIIQGTRDSLGNQDWVNQQTLPENIDIIWVDGADHDFKVLKKYNKNLADTINEVAIATQHWLVNNIQRREIP is encoded by the coding sequence ATGACCTCTCTTGCTTTTTACCTAGCTCACGGCGCTGGCGCTGGCCATAACAATGATTTTTTGACGCAACTTGCGGCGGCCATTTCACGGCAAAGGCAGCAGGCGGTGATCCCTGTTACGTTTTCCTATATGCAAGAACAAGAGCGCTCAGCAAAAAAACGACCACCACCGAAGTTCGATACGCTTATTCCAGAATATCGCCATTATGTTGAACATGAAGAAGCCTGTATTGTGGCCGGAAAATCAATGGGAGGAAGAGTGGCGACACAGCTATCTCATTTACCTATGGTAAAAGCGATTGTTTGTTTTGGATTTCCTTTTTACCCTGCGGGTAAGCCGGAGAAAAACAGATTGTCTTTTCTTGCTGATCTACAAGTTCCTTGTTTGATTATTCAAGGAACAAGAGATTCATTAGGAAACCAAGACTGGGTTAATCAGCAAACGCTGCCAGAAAACATTGATATAATCTGGGTCGATGGGGCGGATCATGACTTTAAGGTATTAAAAAAATATAATAAGAACCTAGCAGATACCATTAATGAGGTGGCCATTGCCACCCAACACTGGCTAGTCAACAACATACAACGAAGAGAAATACCATGA
- the sppA gene encoding signal peptide peptidase SppA, protein MSWTEEDDRKQSLNEAESTQDEKEVANKMANKDSSTEDNVDPNKAIWSLLEKTLSENLIEKRRARRWRIFFRFTTLVIFLTVIVGWFAKSNFQDVSLEGDVVAMIPMRGVIGADNDIESSEFVRLLNAAYQNTQLKGVIIEMNSPGGSPVHSGIIYDAIRAKEQSHPDIPVLVVVEDMAASGGYYIASAANEIYADKASLVGSIGVISSSFDASHLLEKIGVERRTFTAGRNKAFLDPFAPMTEEAKTKWQAVLDETHQQFIHAVKEGRGDRLIITDDVFSGMVFTGSQAVEIGLIDGLSSVNTILDTRFPDAEPIFYEPKQDSWKELAKEFGVEMATKVINTTHIQ, encoded by the coding sequence ATGAGCTGGACAGAAGAAGACGATCGCAAACAGTCACTTAATGAAGCGGAAAGCACACAAGATGAAAAAGAAGTGGCTAACAAAATGGCTAACAAAGACTCTAGTACAGAAGACAATGTCGATCCGAATAAAGCAATCTGGTCTTTGCTGGAAAAAACCCTTAGCGAAAACTTGATTGAAAAACGTCGCGCTAGACGCTGGAGAATATTCTTTCGCTTTACCACCTTGGTGATTTTCTTGACCGTCATTGTCGGTTGGTTTGCAAAATCCAACTTTCAAGACGTTAGTTTAGAAGGCGATGTGGTTGCTATGATCCCTATGCGCGGTGTCATCGGTGCCGATAACGATATTGAGTCGTCTGAATTTGTGCGATTGCTTAATGCGGCCTACCAAAACACTCAATTAAAGGGGGTGATTATTGAAATGAACAGCCCAGGCGGAAGCCCTGTTCATTCGGGCATTATTTACGATGCTATTCGCGCCAAAGAGCAGAGTCATCCTGATATCCCAGTGCTTGTTGTGGTCGAAGACATGGCGGCTTCCGGTGGCTACTATATTGCTTCGGCCGCGAATGAAATTTATGCCGATAAGGCAAGTTTGGTCGGTTCGATCGGGGTTATTTCATCCAGCTTTGATGCCAGCCATTTATTAGAAAAGATCGGCGTAGAACGACGGACTTTCACCGCGGGCCGCAACAAAGCCTTTCTTGACCCATTCGCCCCAATGACCGAAGAAGCTAAAACCAAATGGCAAGCCGTGTTAGATGAAACCCATCAGCAGTTTATCCACGCCGTAAAAGAAGGTCGTGGCGATCGACTTATTATTACCGATGATGTTTTTTCAGGCATGGTATTTACCGGATCACAAGCCGTGGAAATAGGCTTAATCGATGGGCTGTCCAGTGTTAACACCATTCTCGATACGCGTTTTCCCGATGCTGAGCCTATCTTCTATGAGCCTAAACAAGACTCATGGAAAGAGCTGGCTAAAGAGTTTGGGGTTGAAATGGCAACAAAAGTCATCAATACCACCCATATCCAATAA
- the aroC gene encoding chorismate synthase — MSGNTFGTLFKVTTFGESHGLALGAIVDGCPPGIEICEADLQRDLDLRKPGTSKHTTQRREADEVKILSGVFEGKTTGTPIGLMIENTDQRSKDYGNIAETFRPAHADYTYDQKYGFRDYRGGGRSSARETAMRVAAGAIAKKYLKQQFGIEIQGFLSQLGPIKLAVKDLSQVYENSFFSPDPDAIPQLEEYMTALRREGDSIGAKITVIAKNLMPGLGEPVFDRLDADIAKAMMSINAVKGVEIGDGFDVVEQKGSQHRDEMTPEGFLSNHAGGVLGGISSGQDIVVHMALKPTSSITIPGKSIDRAGNPIEVITKGRHDPCVGIRATPIAEAMLALTIMDHLLRHRAQNADVVCPTPIIKGQA; from the coding sequence ATGTCTGGTAATACATTTGGAACACTTTTTAAAGTCACCACCTTTGGTGAAAGTCACGGCCTTGCGCTTGGCGCCATTGTTGATGGTTGCCCACCAGGCATCGAGATTTGCGAAGCGGATTTACAGCGTGATCTAGATCTGCGCAAACCCGGTACCTCGAAACACACCACACAACGCCGTGAAGCCGATGAAGTCAAAATTTTATCGGGTGTCTTTGAAGGCAAAACCACAGGCACGCCAATTGGTTTAATGATCGAAAACACCGATCAACGATCAAAGGATTACGGCAATATTGCCGAGACTTTCCGCCCGGCTCATGCTGACTACACCTATGATCAAAAATACGGCTTCCGTGATTATCGTGGTGGCGGTCGTTCATCAGCGCGTGAAACAGCGATGCGAGTGGCGGCTGGTGCCATTGCGAAAAAATACCTAAAGCAACAATTTGGTATTGAAATTCAAGGCTTCTTGTCGCAACTGGGTCCAATCAAATTGGCAGTCAAAGACCTAAGCCAAGTTTACGAAAACAGTTTTTTTAGCCCAGACCCCGATGCGATTCCACAGCTTGAAGAATACATGACAGCGTTGCGTCGTGAAGGCGATTCCATTGGTGCGAAAATCACCGTGATAGCGAAGAACCTCATGCCAGGTTTAGGCGAACCGGTTTTTGATCGTCTAGATGCCGACATTGCCAAAGCCATGATGAGCATTAACGCGGTAAAAGGCGTGGAAATTGGCGACGGCTTTGATGTGGTAGAACAAAAAGGCAGCCAACACCGAGACGAAATGACACCTGAAGGCTTTTTAAGCAATCACGCTGGCGGCGTACTTGGTGGCATTTCTTCTGGTCAAGATATTGTGGTTCACATGGCGTTAAAACCCACCTCGAGCATTACCATTCCAGGCAAAAGCATTGACCGTGCCGGTAATCCAATCGAAGTGATCACCAAAGGTCGTCATGATCCTTGTGTGGGTATTCGCGCGACGCCGATTGCCGAAGCCATGTTGGCTCTGACGATCATGGACCATTTATTGAGACACAGAGCACAAAATGCCGATGTGGTTTGTCCGACACCGATTATTAAAGGCCAAGCGTAA
- the yjjG gene encoding pyrimidine 5'-nucleotidase, whose protein sequence is MKYQWVLFDADETLFHFDNFAGLKHMFAKHGVKFEQTDFDQYQALNKPLWVDYQNGQISAEQLQTRRFQLWSDKLAISTKELNRQFLDSMAEICKTLPGAEELVAYLHANNIKMGIITNGFAQLQKIRLERTGFLPYFSPVVISERVGVAKPHPKIFEYTLELMGSPDKNHVLMVGDTLESDILGGNHFGFDTCWLNHHNKTHPEEIRPTYQVSSLNELLNRFKYG, encoded by the coding sequence ATGAAATACCAATGGGTTCTATTTGACGCCGACGAAACACTTTTCCATTTCGACAACTTCGCCGGTCTAAAACACATGTTCGCCAAGCATGGCGTAAAATTTGAACAAACTGATTTTGATCAATACCAAGCACTAAACAAGCCACTTTGGGTAGACTATCAAAACGGCCAAATCAGTGCAGAACAACTGCAAACACGACGCTTCCAATTATGGAGCGACAAACTGGCCATCAGCACCAAAGAGCTGAACAGACAGTTTTTAGACTCCATGGCGGAAATCTGCAAAACATTGCCAGGCGCCGAAGAGCTCGTGGCGTATTTGCATGCAAACAATATCAAGATGGGCATCATTACCAATGGCTTTGCCCAGTTACAAAAAATCCGTTTAGAACGCACAGGATTCCTGCCATATTTTTCCCCCGTGGTAATATCTGAACGGGTTGGCGTTGCCAAGCCACACCCAAAGATCTTCGAATACACCTTAGAACTCATGGGCTCACCAGATAAAAATCACGTACTAATGGTGGGCGATACGTTGGAATCAGACATACTAGGCGGCAACCACTTTGGTTTTGACACTTGCTGGCTCAACCATCACAACAAAACACACCCAGAAGAGATTCGACCCACATACCAAGTCAGTTCACTTAATGAATTGCTGAACCGATTTAAATACGGATAA
- the yjjX gene encoding inosine/xanthosine triphosphatase — MTIKQDATVIRVCVGSTNPVKMNATRQAFSQVFPNHIIHCEEKHAPSGVADQPMTEAETRLGAQNRARYCFKSSTDKEKNFFVAMEGGVDKFEEGAATFAYVAIVDSEGNLMTGRSANLPLPNTLYKRLQAGEELGLVMDEWFNTDNIRQKGGAIGLFTNHAATRESVCTQALILALAPALHPERYL, encoded by the coding sequence ATGACCATAAAACAAGACGCAACCGTCATCCGAGTTTGTGTTGGCTCAACCAATCCCGTCAAAATGAATGCGACCAGACAAGCATTTTCGCAAGTCTTTCCCAATCACATCATTCATTGTGAAGAAAAGCACGCGCCGTCAGGTGTTGCCGATCAACCCATGACAGAAGCAGAAACTCGCCTTGGCGCACAAAACCGTGCTCGTTATTGCTTTAAAAGCAGCACAGACAAAGAGAAGAATTTTTTTGTTGCCATGGAAGGTGGTGTCGATAAATTCGAGGAGGGCGCAGCCACTTTTGCCTACGTGGCGATAGTAGACAGTGAAGGGAACTTGATGACAGGTCGATCAGCCAATTTACCTTTACCCAATACGCTTTATAAACGTTTACAAGCCGGTGAAGAATTGGGGCTGGTCATGGACGAATGGTTTAATACCGATAATATCCGCCAAAAAGGCGGCGCCATTGGTTTATTCACCAACCACGCAGCGACAAGAGAAAGCGTCTGTACCCAAGCCTTAATATTGGCGTTAGCGCCTGCCTTGCACCCAGAGCGCTATCTTTAA
- a CDS encoding CBS domain-containing protein, translating to MKTLTYVSTKDVTDLTWPITTANVNLYSPALSVFTDFQKAGPRVIESSTRADELVLLMKKEHVRMKVVVDAENHFIGVVSLEDLSEDVFIKQVANGFQRSELMVADLMRAKEALLALSYTSLKNSDIESLLFSQRNNQFQHLLVIDEDTKAIRGLISSNDVARQLRLDIDVGFSNFEQIYHSAILGQKDQAKKLKVA from the coding sequence ATGAAAACACTTACTTATGTTTCTACAAAAGATGTTACCGATCTTACTTGGCCGATTACTACCGCGAATGTAAATCTTTATTCTCCTGCTTTGTCTGTTTTTACTGATTTTCAGAAAGCCGGCCCTAGGGTGATTGAATCCAGCACTCGCGCTGATGAATTGGTCTTGCTGATGAAAAAAGAGCATGTTCGCATGAAAGTCGTGGTCGATGCGGAGAATCATTTTATTGGTGTCGTTAGCCTTGAAGATTTGTCCGAAGATGTGTTTATTAAGCAGGTTGCAAACGGTTTCCAGCGCTCAGAGTTAATGGTGGCTGACTTGATGAGAGCAAAAGAAGCACTGCTTGCCTTGTCTTACACATCGCTTAAAAACTCAGACATTGAATCCTTGCTTTTTAGTCAGCGAAACAACCAGTTTCAGCACTTATTAGTGATTGATGAAGACACAAAGGCAATACGTGGATTAATTTCATCAAACGACGTCGCTCGTCAACTGAGATTGGATATCGATGTCGGCTTTTCGAACTTTGAGCAGATCTACCACAGCGCAATTCTTGGACAAAAGGATCAAGCCAAAAAGCTGAAAGTAGCGTGA
- a CDS encoding MaoC family dehydratase: MTTGYTLEQLSIDQSVEYRKVVTEADVHAFAAVTGDTNPVHLDAEYAATTSFGQPIAHGMLTAGFISAAIGTQLPGPGCIYLEQTLKFRAPVFIGQEVVTTVTVTDINERRRRATLKTVCECDGKVVVTGEATIMLPA, translated from the coding sequence ATGACGACTGGCTATACATTAGAGCAACTTTCCATCGATCAAAGTGTTGAATACCGTAAAGTGGTTACGGAAGCAGATGTGCATGCGTTTGCCGCTGTAACAGGCGACACAAACCCTGTCCATTTGGATGCTGAGTACGCGGCAACCACGTCTTTTGGGCAGCCTATTGCTCACGGCATGCTGACAGCTGGCTTTATCTCTGCGGCTATTGGGACCCAGTTACCTGGGCCTGGCTGCATTTATCTAGAGCAAACACTGAAGTTTCGCGCTCCCGTTTTTATTGGGCAAGAAGTAGTGACGACAGTAACGGTTACGGACATTAATGAACGCCGTCGCCGCGCAACATTAAAAACAGTGTGTGAATGTGACGGAAAAGTGGTGGTAACCGGTGAAGCCACTATTATGTTACCCGCCTAA
- a CDS encoding TraR/DksA family transcriptional regulator, protein MDQIHYQHFKNTLETMKAELLSRADTHLDDTVELDQSRVGRLSRMDALQGQQMAMEAKRRNTAKLLAIESALKRIATETYGNCFICDQSIPLKRLELDPTYTRCIECVDQ, encoded by the coding sequence ATGGACCAAATACACTACCAGCACTTTAAAAATACATTAGAAACAATGAAAGCAGAATTGCTCTCACGTGCAGACACGCATCTCGACGATACGGTCGAACTAGACCAAAGCCGCGTAGGTCGACTGTCTCGAATGGATGCATTACAAGGTCAGCAAATGGCGATGGAAGCCAAAAGGCGCAATACCGCAAAACTGCTTGCTATTGAAAGCGCGCTAAAACGGATTGCAACAGAAACCTATGGAAATTGCTTTATTTGCGATCAGTCTATCCCATTAAAACGCTTAGAGTTAGACCCAACCTATACTCGCTGTATAGAGTGTGTAGATCAATAA
- the prmB gene encoding 50S ribosomal protein L3 N(5)-glutamine methyltransferase yields the protein MSNKQSAVRDLSTIKDFIRWAFSRFQQADLFYGHGTDNPWDEAVHLVMGALKLPLDFDRDMLDCALTYNEKKHILKLVQTRITKREPLPYLLGEAWFMGLPFKVTKDTLIPRSPIIALLESEFAPWLKNDPLNILDMCTGSGCLGIAAALVFEDAEVDISDISEAALLVANENIVRHQVEDRVHAIHSDMFKGLAGKQYDLIICNPPYVDADDFESAPAEFHNEPELALTSGEDGLNFTHEFLAQVAHYLQDDGILVYEVGNTEIALQAAYPNIPFMWVELEQGGNGVFILTKDQLSELLQEQK from the coding sequence ATGAGCAACAAACAATCTGCCGTTCGTGATTTATCCACCATCAAAGACTTTATTCGTTGGGCCTTTAGTCGCTTTCAACAAGCCGACTTATTTTACGGTCATGGCACAGACAACCCTTGGGATGAAGCCGTTCATCTGGTGATGGGGGCATTAAAGCTTCCGCTCGATTTTGATCGTGATATGCTAGATTGCGCGCTGACCTACAACGAGAAGAAACACATTCTTAAACTAGTACAAACGCGCATCACTAAACGTGAGCCTTTGCCGTATCTTTTAGGCGAAGCCTGGTTTATGGGATTGCCATTCAAAGTCACCAAAGACACGTTAATTCCACGTTCGCCGATTATTGCTTTGTTAGAAAGTGAATTTGCGCCTTGGCTTAAAAACGACCCATTAAACATCTTGGATATGTGCACAGGTTCTGGCTGTTTAGGCATTGCGGCCGCCTTAGTCTTTGAAGACGCAGAAGTGGATATTTCCGATATTAGCGAAGCCGCGTTATTGGTTGCCAATGAAAACATTGTGCGCCATCAAGTCGAAGACCGAGTTCACGCCATTCATTCGGATATGTTTAAAGGTTTAGCGGGCAAACAATACGACCTGATTATTTGCAACCCACCTTATGTGGATGCCGACGACTTTGAAAGCGCGCCAGCAGAATTTCATAATGAACCAGAACTGGCGCTAACGTCAGGGGAAGATGGCCTTAATTTTACCCACGAATTTTTAGCCCAAGTCGCGCATTATCTGCAAGATGACGGTATATTAGTCTACGAAGTAGGAAACACCGAAATCGCCTTACAAGCCGCTTATCCTAACATTCCTTTTATGTGGGTAGAATTAGAGCAGGGTGGTAATGGTGTTTTTATCCTAACCAAAGATCAACTTAGCGAACTATTACAAGAGCAGAAATAG